The proteins below come from a single Stomoxys calcitrans chromosome 1, idStoCalc2.1, whole genome shotgun sequence genomic window:
- the LOC106082931 gene encoding tRNA-specific adenosine deaminase 1: MRNKFLELKAEDIAKMCFNKFKTLPKTGKPKNDEWTVLAGVVLHNDLSATSEVVSLGCGTKCIGKSKLCSKGLILNDSHAEVLARRGLLRYFYIHIQKALENDSSSIFTWVFESKKCKLRDGISFHFLSTQTPCGDACIIDNKKDAIDGEPLIKRKKLEDDSSKSLSYVETSGDVVYTGAKLLGTQHTDLIEQITGAVRTKPGRGERTLSMSCSDKLAKWQVIGVQGALLDMLLETPIYFETLNFCQNDHGALERAIWKRFENHDYTNTKYALHKPLIRICSLGEFAHAQDEKKQPTPNGLVWCSIPEYLKPYEVSVNGKRQGVTSKKLNTAQAALAISKFHLFKKFVEIVKLKPQSFNICCDDLENKSYLELKSMSNDYQNAWSEMKCKYFKQWSAKPENLIKFQLKDVDVEENKGIAK; the protein is encoded by the exons ATGCGGAATAAATTCCTGGAATTGAAGGCTGAAGATATAGCAAAAATGTGCTTTAACAAGTTCAAAACTTTGCCCAAAACGGGTAAACCAAAAAATGATGAATGGACGGTTTTGGCTGGTGTTGTTTTGCACAATGACCTTAGTGCAACAAGCGAGGTTGTGTCGTTAGGATGTGGAACCAAATGCATTGGCAAAAGTAAACTATGTTCTAAAGGTCTCATTCTTAACGACTCACATGCCGAGGTGCTCGCCCGTAGAGGTCTTCTGAGATATTTCTACATTCACATTCAAAAGGCATTGGAAAATGACAGCAGTTCTATATTcacatgggtttttgaaagTAAGAAATGCAAATTAAGAGATGGAATATCTTTCCATTTCCTAAGTACACAAACTCCCTGCGGTGATGCTTGCATAATAGATAATAAAAAAGATGCAATTGATGGCGAACcattaataaaaagaaaaaaattggaagATGACTCCTCCAAGTCGCTTTCTTATGTCGAAACTAGTGGTGATGTGGTTTACACTGGAGCTAAGCTTTTGGGTACACAACACACAGATCTCATTGAACAAATAACTGGGGCAGTAAGAACAAAGCCGGGAAGAGGTGAGCGAACTCTGTCTATGAGCTGCAGTGATAAATTAGCCAAATGGCAGGTAATAGGCGTGCAGGGGGCACTGTTGGACATGTTACTTGAAACACCAATATATTTTGAGActttaaatttttgtcaaaatgaccATGGAGCTTTAGAGAGAGCCATATGGAAACGTTTTGAAAATCATGATTACACTAACACAAAATATGCACTGCATAAGCCACTTATACGCATTTGTAGTCTGGGAGAATTTGCACATGCTCAAGATGAAAAGAAGCAACCAACCCCAAATGGATTGGTATGGTGCAGTATACCTGAGTACTTAAA gCCCTATGAAGTATCCGTAAATGGTAAACGCCAAGGAGTTACAAGTAAAAAACTAAATACAGCTCAAGCCGCTTTagctatttcaaaatttcacctttttaaaaagtttgtggaaattgtaaaattaaaacctcaaagctttaatatttgctgtGATGACCTAGAAAATAAGTCATACCTAGAGCTTAAGTCTATGTCCAATGATTATCAAAACGCTTGGAGTGAAATgaaatgcaaatattttaagCAGTGGTCTGCAAAGCCAGAGAACTTAATCAAATTTCAACTTAAAGATGTGGATGTTGAAGAAAATAAAGGGATTGCGAAATAG
- the LOC106082930 gene encoding transmembrane protein 43 homolog, with protein sequence MSLAEAYRSCWLIATFGLILFLGGAGVLFWNEGRAVHTIMSLDEALDDAVTLETNADDIEPIYNDRIVHITGPLIVGEPLTEPDYNIQVLAVKLKRRVQMYQWVEETVEHNYGESVASVHTEDRTYYYTRDWRDHVIDSRSFYIQTGHQNPRQFPIESATQTADAVYIGRFELGSDIKNKFNNYVELTSDTRPEDPTIKLHLGLYYHTNDIFNPEIGDIRLLFSFAGMEGEMYTIVGRLAKNKIEPYTTSRGVKILLVYPGELSLTEVFKKEHHAQRLTTWGFRFMGWVLVFFGVTCTSTLLHLILSRVQFLSSLAPDPRFPVGTNVLLSLSMALVIAAVAWILHRPMIGAGLMFAAASPFVWFARGVASYQRVN encoded by the exons ATGTCTTTGGCGGAGGCATATCGTTCTTGTTGGCTGATTGCCACATTTGGTCTCATACTTTTTCTTGGCGGAGCCGGTGTTTTATTTTGGAATGAG GGAAGAGCAGTCCATACGATTATGTCATTGGACGAAGCATTAGATGATGCTGTGACCCTGGAGACAAATGCCGATGATATAGAACCTATATATAATGATCGTATTGTACATATCACCGGACCACTCATTGTGGGCGAACCCTTAACGGAACCCGATTATAATATACAAGTATTGGCCGTAAAATTAAAACGGCGTGTTCAAATGTACCAATGGGTTGAGGAAACAGT GGAACATAACTATGGTGAAAGTGTAGCTTCAGTACACACAGAGGATCGTACCTATTATTATACACGTGATTGGCGTGATCATGTCATAGACTCTCGTTCGTTTTATATACAAACTGGCCATCAAAATCCCCGCCAATTTCCCATCGAGTCTGCAACGCAAACAGCTGATGCTGTCTACATTGGACGTTTCGAGTTGGGCAGTGATATCAAGAACAAATTTAACAACTATGTGGAATTAACATCTGACACCAGACCTGAAGATCCTACGATTAAATTACACTTGGGCTTATATTACCATacaaatgacatttttaatcCCGAGATAGGAGATATACGTCTTCTATTTTCGTTTGCTGGCATGGAAGGTGAGATG TATACGATAGTGGGCAGACTGGCTAAGAATAAAATAGAACCCTACACTACAAGTCGTGGTGTTAAAATTTTACTAGTCTATCCTGGTGAACTATCATTGACTGAAGTGTTCAAGAAGGAACATCATGCTCAACGTCTAACCACGTGGGGTTTCCGTTTTATGGGTTGGGTTTTGGTGTTCTTCGGTGTAACATGTACATCGACACTATTGCATCTAATTT TATCTCGAGTACAATTTTTGTCATCTCTTGCCCCAGATCCCCGATTTCCAGTGGGTACAAATGTTTTACTTTCACTTTCTATGGCCTTAGTGATTGCCGCTGTGGCATGGATCTTGCATAGACCTATGATAGGTGCTGGTTTAATGTTTGCTGCTGCCTCCCCTTTTGTGTGGTTTGCACGCGGTGTGGCCAGTTATCAACGAGTCAATTGA
- the LOC106082932 gene encoding uncharacterized protein LOC106082932 → MLDPSQQQQQHHAANNIKSSFSVTEENRHYLKVFIQTYHNLPILWDTTLRDYTNRDKRAEAYQQLVPIYKYLKRDANLQDVKKKINTLRTNYRKELKIIESARRQGTTYQPRCWTFYELDFLRNAEKFLAVDPNYIKSETSNSSASSAFGIFNEATHQGNFLEISPYGFRMNNGGSPPPSITQMFQKSFGQSGSNNASPQKAPGGNLNNSLNPLNVGMTNEMGNSGNNLNEYGQQMQQHHQQQSPHNQQQPSPSSEINKRQRTSMNTFNPTTNNASASTCNCLSSQYPEEESLTRTWAYKLKRLPRDQRLFAEKFINDILFEAESGTLHRGSMQINAFEPYVRFEESQGDDNTSSTSAHDKSQSPQVPLSHGHSTNSQSHDMADIKSGIDIHDNAAVPPSVDNENSGSKGTNAEFNNSYT, encoded by the coding sequence atgtTGGACCCCagtcaacaacagcagcagcatcatgCAGCCAATAACATAAAGTCTTCATTTAGTGTCACTGAAGAAAATCGTCATTATTTAAAAGTTTTCATTCAAACTTATCACAATCTTCCCATTTTATGGGATACCACATTGCGTGACTACACCAACCGAGATAAAAGGGCAGAGGCATATCAACAGTTGGTACCCATTTATAAGTATTTAAAGCGAGATGCCAATTTGCAAGatgtaaaaaagaaaataaacaccTTAAGGACTAACTATCGCAAAGAGTTAAAGATAATTGAAAGTGCACGTAGACAAGGTACCACTTACCAGCCAAGGTGTTGGACCTTTTATGAGTTGGATTTTTTGAGGAATGCTGAAAAATTTCTGGCCGTTGATCCCAACTACATAAAGAGTGAGACCTCCAATTCTTCCGCATCTTCGGCGTTTGGCATATTCAATGAAGCCACGCATCAGGGGAACTTCTTGGAAATATCACCTTATGGATTTCGCATGAATAATGGTGGCTCTCCACCACCTAGCATAACACAAATGTTTCAAAAGTCATTTGGACAGAGTGGCAGTAATAATGCATCACCACAAAAGGCACCAGGCGGCAATCTAAATAACTCGTTAAACCCTTTGAACGTGGGTATGACCaatgaaatgggaaatagtggCAACAACTTAAATGAATATGGACAACAAATGCAGcagcatcatcaacaacaatcgCCGCATAATCAACAACAGCCATCACCAAGTTCGGAGATTAATAAACGCCAGAGAACATCTATGAATACATTTAACCCCACCACAAATAATGCATCTGCCTCCACCTGCAATTGTCTATCATCTCAGTATCCCGAGGAAGAATCCCTAACACGTACATGGGCTTATAAGCTAAAACGTTTGCCACGCGACCAGCGGCTATTCGCTGAAAAGTTCATAAATGATATTCTCTTTGAGGCCGAGTCGGGTACTTTGCATCGCGGCTCCATGCAAATCAATGCGTTTGAGCCATATGTGCGTTTTGAAGAATCCCAGGGAGATGACAATACAAGTAGTACCAGTGCTCATGATAAATCTCAAAGCCCTCAAGTTCCTCTGTCCCATGGACATTCGACTAATTCTCAGTCACATGATATGGCTGACATCAAGAGTGGCATTGACATTCATGATAATGCAGCTGTGCCACCAAGTGTAGATAACGAAAACAGTGGCAGTAAAGGTACAAATGCAGAATTTAATAATAGCTATACCTAA